The proteins below come from a single Mercenaria mercenaria strain notata chromosome 3, MADL_Memer_1, whole genome shotgun sequence genomic window:
- the LOC123523335 gene encoding uncharacterized protein LOC123523335, with product MDSRSLFIQENLNGYNLPPDSLSDIRGVLMKRFEVKFSEGLSPEGRLAMEQAARKEAESAKSLNRMKQSPESPKRDKNKIKDRSEKKAKNINFTETYAKTSTGRLDGDITDEGINETEFTGLDIGGKSNNEATGNRAQGEEKTNTTLTDNTKLQSVEKCLVWMEVNTETPVVNVNDSAETKNSLVLENDTEQL from the coding sequence ATGGATAGCAGATCATTATTTATACAAGAAAACTTAAATGGATATAATCTACCACCGGACAGCTTGTCAGACATCAGAGGGGTTCTGATGAAAAGATTTGAAGTAAAATTTTCTGAAGGTCTTTCACCAGAAGGACGTTTGGCGATGGAACAAGCTGCTAGAAAGGAGGCAGAAAGTGCGAAGTCCTTAAACAGAATGAAACAATCCCCTGAAAGCCCTAAAAGGgacaaaaataagataaaagatCGGAGTGAAAAGAAAgctaaaaacattaattttaccGAAACGTATGCTAAAACATCAACCGGGAGACTGGATGGTGACATAACCGATGAAGGTATTAATGAAACTGAGTTTACTGGTTTAGATATCGGTGGTAAAAGTAATAATGAAGCAACTGGAAATAGAGCGCAGGGCGAAGAGAAAACTAATACGACGTTGACAGATAATACCAAATTACAGTCTGTAGAAAAATGTTTAGTTTGGATGGAGGTAAACACAGAAACACCCGTTGTGAATGTCAATGATTCAGCGGAAACGAAAAACAGTTTAGTTTTAGAGAATGATACTGAACAATTGTAG
- the LOC123523334 gene encoding uncharacterized protein LOC123523334: protein MDSRSIFIEENLNGYDLPAENLLDIREVLMKRFGAKFSDGLSPEGRLAMEQASCSEVDTASAKRLNGIKESPGSAKGDSNRKINKKEKKTKNITFTETYDKRSSERLAEEITDENCKEIGLETQDDAGKDYNALDAIENVTDGEVETNTVGIDNTNLQSVEKCLLWMKVNNKTADTSVYDSEQSRHRLIAENDTVKM from the coding sequence aTGGACAGCAGATCTATATTTATTGAAGAAAACTTAAATGGATATGATCTACCAGCAGAAAATTTGTTAGACATCCGTGAGGTACTGATGAAAAGATTCGGAGCAAAATTTTCTGACGGCCTGTCACCGGAAGGACGTTTGGCTATGGAACAAGCATCATGTAGCGAGGTAGATACTGCGAGTGCAAAACGTTTAAACGGAATAAAGGAATCACCGGGAAGTGCCAAAGGGGAcagtaacagaaaaataaataaaaaagaaaagaaaactaaaaacatTACCTTCACAGAAACGTATGATAAAAGGTCAAGCGAGAGACTGGCTGAAGAAATTACTGATGAAAATTGTAAGGAAATAGGGTTGGAAACGCAAGATGATGCTGGTAAAGATTATAATGCACTTGATGCTATTGAAAATGTGACCGATGGAGAAGTGGAAACAAATACTGTGGGGATTGATAATACAAACTTACAGTCGGTAGAAAAATGTTTACTTTGGATGAAAGTGAACAATAAAACAGCAGATACAAGTGTCTATGATTCTGAACAATCAAGACATAGATTAATTGCAGAGAATGACACTGTCAAAATGTAG
- the LOC123523963 gene encoding uncharacterized protein LOC123523963 isoform X1, whose amino-acid sequence MIISTMFAVPVYALAVLAVMFARFDEDFGCETYGGARWKFRECLYERDVQDFKRMFKNFLRTSDGVIDGDEVYSELTEICSNREIKEGITHCVERIVTDCPALEEIINSTIENKISFFCENNRPSSMLSAALQHGYMFNSNCSNERRIPGLKAIMICSLEASSNISGDIRNFTLGGGLSAYEQFGHQWFLCTLAKIRDEFPNELECGSTVRDVFQTVSIFFISGNDYLAPTLRASDLAVFENV is encoded by the exons ATGATTATATCTACAATGTTTGCAG TGCCTGTCTATGCTTTAGCAGTACTTGCTGTAATGTTTGCACGTTTTGACGAAGACTTCGGGTGCGAAACATACGGGGGTGCACGCTGGAAATTTAGGGAGTGCTTATATGAGCGGGACGTACAGGATTTTAAACGTATGTTTAAGAATTTTCTGCGCACGAGTGATGGTGTCATTGATGGCGATGAAGTTTACTCTGAACTAACGGAGATTTGCAG TAATCGAGAGATAAAAGAAGGAATCACTCACTGTGTTGAAAGGATCGTCACAGATTGTCCGGCACTAGAAGAGATAATAAACAGTACAATCGAAAACAAGATATCATTCTTCTGTGAGAACAACCGTCCCTCAAGTATGCTCAGTGCAG CATTACAGCATGGCTATATGTTTAACAGTAATTGCTCCAACGAAAGGCGTATTCCAGGGCTGAAAGCAATAATGATTTGTTCATTAGAGGCTAGCTCCAATATAAGTGGCGACATCAGGAATTTTACCCTGGGCGGTGGTCTGTCAGCATATGAACA ATTTGGACACCAATGGTTTCTGTGCACTCTGGCAAAAATCCGAGATGAATTTCCAAATGAATTAGAATGCGGATCCACAGTGCGGGATGTGTTCCAAACTGTTTCGATATTTTTCATATCGGGCAATGACTACCTTGCACCGACGTTAAGAGCAAGTGACCTGGCTGTGTTTGAG
- the LOC123523963 gene encoding uncharacterized protein LOC123523963 isoform X2: MLGKFSVPVYALAVLAVMFARFDEDFGCETYGGARWKFRECLYERDVQDFKRMFKNFLRTSDGVIDGDEVYSELTEICSNREIKEGITHCVERIVTDCPALEEIINSTIENKISFFCENNRPSSMLSAALQHGYMFNSNCSNERRIPGLKAIMICSLEASSNISGDIRNFTLGGGLSAYEQFGHQWFLCTLAKIRDEFPNELECGSTVRDVFQTVSIFFISGNDYLAPTLRASDLAVFENV, from the exons ATGCTGGGCAAATTTTCAGTGCCTGTCTATGCTTTAGCAGTACTTGCTGTAATGTTTGCACGTTTTGACGAAGACTTCGGGTGCGAAACATACGGGGGTGCACGCTGGAAATTTAGGGAGTGCTTATATGAGCGGGACGTACAGGATTTTAAACGTATGTTTAAGAATTTTCTGCGCACGAGTGATGGTGTCATTGATGGCGATGAAGTTTACTCTGAACTAACGGAGATTTGCAG TAATCGAGAGATAAAAGAAGGAATCACTCACTGTGTTGAAAGGATCGTCACAGATTGTCCGGCACTAGAAGAGATAATAAACAGTACAATCGAAAACAAGATATCATTCTTCTGTGAGAACAACCGTCCCTCAAGTATGCTCAGTGCAG CATTACAGCATGGCTATATGTTTAACAGTAATTGCTCCAACGAAAGGCGTATTCCAGGGCTGAAAGCAATAATGATTTGTTCATTAGAGGCTAGCTCCAATATAAGTGGCGACATCAGGAATTTTACCCTGGGCGGTGGTCTGTCAGCATATGAACA ATTTGGACACCAATGGTTTCTGTGCACTCTGGCAAAAATCCGAGATGAATTTCCAAATGAATTAGAATGCGGATCCACAGTGCGGGATGTGTTCCAAACTGTTTCGATATTTTTCATATCGGGCAATGACTACCTTGCACCGACGTTAAGAGCAAGTGACCTGGCTGTGTTTGAG